The following coding sequences lie in one Phycisphaerae bacterium genomic window:
- the atpF gene encoding F0F1 ATP synthase subunit B has product MRKWIPSMAMAVAALNALPGVVLASSAEGGEANPVSLDLWQSAFTILVFVLLVVILSRTAYGAILDGLQKRERFIRESLDAAEEARKAAETHMHEYEEKLRKAREEASAIVEEGRRDAEVVRRRIEDEAHESCENMLQRARREIEIGRDTALKALYEETANLAASLAVSALNRQMSPEEHQRLVMDALRDLGQRQSSVN; this is encoded by the coding sequence ATGCGGAAGTGGATTCCGTCGATGGCGATGGCGGTGGCCGCGTTGAACGCCCTGCCCGGCGTGGTGCTGGCTTCGTCGGCCGAGGGTGGTGAGGCCAATCCGGTCTCGCTGGATCTGTGGCAGTCGGCGTTCACCATCCTGGTGTTCGTCCTGCTGGTGGTGATCCTGAGCCGGACGGCTTACGGCGCCATTCTCGACGGCCTTCAGAAGCGCGAGCGGTTCATCCGCGAGTCGCTGGACGCCGCGGAGGAGGCCCGGAAAGCAGCCGAAACCCACATGCACGAGTACGAGGAGAAGCTGCGTAAGGCTCGGGAAGAGGCGTCCGCCATCGTCGAGGAAGGGCGGCGCGACGCGGAAGTGGTCCGGCGCCGGATCGAGGACGAGGCCCACGAATCCTGTGAGAACATGCTCCAGCGGGCCAGGCGAGAGATCGAGATCGGCCGGGACACGGCCCTCAAGGCCTTGTACGAGGAAACCGCCAACCTGGCAGCCTCGTTGGCGGTCTCGGCCCTCAATCGCCAGATGTCGCCCGAGGAACATCAGCGGCTGGTCATGGACGCCCTGCGCGATCTGGGCCAGCGCCAGAGCAGTGTAAACTAG
- the atpE gene encoding ATP synthase F0 subunit C, translating to MVALPMLAEAAASGGIQVFGAALGAGLATLGPAIGIGRLVGSTVEAQARQPDVAGRVFTTMIVGAALIEGFTFFGLIICFLCLKA from the coding sequence ATGGTAGCTCTCCCCATGTTGGCGGAGGCCGCTGCGAGCGGTGGAATACAAGTCTTCGGCGCGGCCTTGGGCGCCGGCCTGGCGACGCTGGGACCGGCGATCGGTATCGGCCGCCTCGTCGGCAGCACGGTCGAAGCCCAGGCCCGGCAGCCTGATGTCGCCGGCCGCGTGTTCACGACCATGATCGTGGGCGCCGCCCTGATCGAAGGCTTCACCTTCTTCGGACTGATCATTTGCTTCCTGTGCCTCAAGGCCTAA